One genomic window of Brevundimonas vesicularis includes the following:
- a CDS encoding methyltransferase family protein, with translation MSPVPPALSLDVVQRRRKWFAGLVLLALIALTAGVRSVAAFDGEWHEGVEALGLGAIIIAIVGRAWCSLYIGGRKKAEIVDRGPYSITRNPLYVFSFIGAFGVGAQTGSVTIGAIFAVATFLVFLRTVGREEAWLAEHFGAPYAAYCARTPRFLPKPARWRDADELTIRPAFFVRTLRDGLVFLAAIPVMEGIEHLQSSGLIGFPISLF, from the coding sequence ATGAGCCCTGTTCCCCCCGCCCTTTCTCTCGACGTCGTTCAACGCCGTCGCAAATGGTTCGCCGGTCTTGTTCTGCTGGCCCTCATCGCCCTGACCGCCGGCGTCCGCTCGGTCGCCGCCTTCGACGGCGAATGGCATGAGGGCGTCGAGGCCCTGGGCCTGGGCGCGATCATCATCGCCATCGTCGGCCGCGCCTGGTGCTCGCTCTATATCGGCGGACGCAAGAAGGCCGAGATCGTCGATCGCGGCCCCTATTCGATCACGCGCAACCCGCTGTATGTCTTCAGCTTCATCGGCGCCTTCGGCGTCGGCGCCCAGACCGGCAGCGTGACCATCGGCGCGATCTTCGCCGTGGCGACCTTCCTGGTCTTCCTGCGCACGGTCGGTCGCGAAGAGGCCTGGCTGGCCGAACATTTCGGCGCGCCCTATGCCGCCTACTGCGCCCGCACGCCGCGCTTCCTGCCCAAGCCCGCTCGCTGGCGTGACGCTGACGAACTAACCATCCGTCCCGCCTTCTTCGTCCGCACCCTGCGCGACGGCCTGGTCTTCCTTGCCGCCATCCCCGTGATGGAAGGCATCGAGCACCTGCAATCGTCGGGGTTGATCGGCTTTCCGATCAGCCTGTTCTGA
- a CDS encoding M20/M25/M40 family metallo-hydrolase, whose protein sequence is MSIRLLTASAVALGLVAFIPAAKAQDAATVQQAIVVRDAAMRSNIAMDYVTQLTTRFGARPAGSRSEQQAAAWAADYLRANGFQNVRIEEFPLVGWERGESSAAIVGDNAQALVAAALGHSPATPRGGVEAEIVRFSTFEDLQAAPEAAVRGKIVYVDLGQMDPMQDGSGYGPQTRVRGAGPGVAAAKGAAAFVMRSVGSDEDRMPHTGTTRYVDGKPTIPAFALAAPDADQVSRLVALGQPVRMRLTSTARTYRTTSQNVIGDLPGATRPDEIIVLGSHMDSWDLGTGAIDDGAGGAITIAAAKAIADSGRRPARTLRVIFYGSEEVAQPTAQTGNGGGVYARGQGAALDKHIIAGESDFGADRVYALRLPAGAQGSDFQKAATRVLYPIGVLASDRVETEGGVDVGPMGPLGVPFFGLAQDGTRYFDLHHTANDTLDKIDPAQLNQNVAAWAGLLWLIADSDVDFRAMKPATTPATPTR, encoded by the coding sequence ATGTCCATCCGTCTGCTGACCGCCAGCGCCGTCGCCCTGGGTCTTGTCGCGTTTATCCCGGCGGCCAAGGCTCAGGATGCGGCGACGGTGCAGCAGGCGATCGTGGTGCGCGACGCCGCGATGCGTTCGAACATCGCCATGGACTATGTCACCCAGCTGACGACGCGGTTCGGCGCGCGCCCGGCGGGTTCACGTTCCGAACAGCAGGCCGCGGCCTGGGCCGCCGACTATCTGCGCGCCAACGGCTTCCAGAACGTCCGGATTGAAGAGTTCCCGCTGGTCGGCTGGGAGCGGGGCGAAAGCTCGGCCGCCATCGTCGGTGACAACGCCCAGGCCCTGGTCGCCGCCGCCCTGGGCCACTCGCCGGCCACGCCGAGGGGCGGCGTCGAGGCGGAGATCGTGCGCTTCTCCACCTTCGAAGACCTGCAGGCCGCGCCCGAGGCCGCCGTCCGCGGCAAGATCGTCTATGTCGATCTGGGCCAAATGGACCCGATGCAGGACGGCTCGGGCTATGGTCCCCAGACCCGCGTGCGCGGCGCCGGCCCCGGCGTGGCGGCGGCCAAGGGCGCGGCGGCCTTCGTCATGCGCTCGGTCGGCTCTGACGAGGACCGGATGCCTCACACCGGCACGACCCGCTATGTCGACGGAAAGCCGACCATTCCCGCCTTCGCCCTGGCCGCGCCCGACGCCGATCAGGTCAGTCGCTTAGTCGCCCTCGGTCAGCCGGTGCGCATGCGCCTGACCTCGACCGCCCGCACCTATCGCACCACCAGCCAGAACGTGATCGGCGATCTGCCGGGCGCCACGCGCCCCGACGAGATCATCGTCCTGGGGTCGCACATGGACAGCTGGGACCTGGGCACCGGCGCCATCGACGACGGGGCGGGGGGCGCCATCACCATCGCCGCCGCCAAGGCCATCGCCGACAGCGGCCGCCGCCCGGCCCGCACCCTACGCGTCATCTTCTACGGTTCGGAAGAAGTGGCCCAGCCGACCGCCCAGACCGGCAACGGCGGCGGCGTCTACGCGCGCGGCCAGGGCGCGGCGCTGGACAAGCACATCATCGCCGGCGAGAGCGATTTCGGCGCCGACCGCGTCTATGCCCTGCGCCTGCCCGCCGGCGCGCAAGGCTCGGACTTCCAGAAGGCCGCGACCCGCGTCCTCTATCCGATCGGCGTCCTGGCCTCCGATCGCGTCGAGACCGAAGGCGGCGTCGATGTCGGACCAATGGGCCCGCTGGGCGTGCCCTTCTTCGGCCTGGCCCAGGACGGAACCCGCTATTTCGACCTGCACCACACCGCCAACGACACGCTGGACAAGATCGATCCGGCGCAACTAAACCAGAACGTCGCCGCCTGGGCGGGCCTTCTGTGGCTGATCGCCGATTCCGACGTGGACTTCCGGGCGATGAAGCCCGCGACCACGCCAGCGACCCCGACACGCTGA